The sequence TGAGGAAAAGCACTTTGCAGCAAATTTTTTGCCACCTCTTTATTCTTTAGTGGTGATATTTGGCCTGACAGGCAACATGCTTGTTGTCCTTATCCTGGTAAAATACAAGAGGCTGAAGAGCATGACTGACATCTACCTGCTCAACTTGGCAATTTCTGATCTGctgtttgtattttctctccccttttgGGCTTATTATGCAGTTCATgactggatttttggggaggcACTCTGTCGAATTCTGTCAGGTGTCTATCTCCTTGGCTTCTACAGTGGCATCTTTTTCATAATCCTGCTGACCCTGGACAGGTACCTGGCCATAGTGCATGCGGTGTTTGCTTTGAAAGCCAGGACAGTCACCTATGGTGTCCTCACCAGTGTTGTCACTTGGGCTCTTGCTGTTCTTATTTCTGTTCCTGGGGTAGTATTTCACAAAACTCAGAAGGAAAGTTCAGGCTATTCTTGCAGTGCTCATTATCCATCAGAGCAGAGAAATACATGGAAGCAATTCCTCACCTTAAATATGAACATCCTGGGACTACTTATTCCAATGTTAATCATGATCTGCAGCTACACACAAATTATAAAGACGTTGCTGCAATGTAGGAATGAGAAGAAACATAAAGCAGTCAGGCTTATTTTCATCATCATGAttatctacttttttttctggGCACCATACAACATTTGCATTCTCTTGCGTGATTTTCAAGGTGCATTTTCCATCTCTACTTGTGAAGGAAATGGTCAACTGCATAAAGCGATACAAGTGACAGAAACAATCTCAATGATCCATTGTTGTATCAACCCTGTAATTTATGCCTTCGCTGGAGAAAAATTTAGGAAATATCTTCGCAGCTTTTTCCGAAAGCAGATTGCAGCCCACTTGTCTAAATGCTGTCCTGTTCTCTATGCTGACACAGCTGAACGAGCAAGTTCCACCTACACCCAATCTACTGGAGAACAAGAAGTTTCTGCTGCATTATAAGTTGtgtaaagtaaaaaaattgGATTGACTCTTGTGAGATCAACTCTTTGATGAAAGCCTGCTGAATCTCTTTTGGATATTGTCTCTaaggcagctgaaaaaaaaaatcacagaacacATACTTACCAAAATTTGCATTTACTCACAGACTtgggtattttaaaatacatgaaaagaAGGTAGAAAATTACCTGACTGGGGTCCTGAGCTAGCAGGCTAACAGATTTTTTGAAGTGAACTAGAGGTTTTAAAGTTACACTGGTTACTTAGAAACATCTCTTGACTTTGTACATTACACAAGATACCTCACTCATTTAAACTTAGTCTCAGACATATTTTTTACTGGTCTGGTTGTGTATCTCTATAAATAATGCTAAGTTACTAAGGTCCATCATACAGcatgaaatggaaaattttataTACTTAGAATGGACTCTGATATTTTATggtatattttcttttgtgtatGGTTGAGTCCTAACCACTTAGATCTTTCTCACAATAGTTCTAAATGCTAGGGGCTAATACCTAGTGATTTTTGAGTTTGATACATCTGAAGAGTCTCTTTTACTCATCTGCTTTTTTATATGCTTCTCATGCTAAAAATATAATATTACTGAGCTATCATTTAAAAACTAATGTCCTATAGCTGATCAGAAAATAAGTGTGgtaacagtattttaaaaataaagtatttcacATGGAGCTTTAACCAGGTTGGATCAAATGTGAAGAATGACTCAAGACTGTTTTAGTTCTTTAGTGCAGTGATTTTGCTTGCCTTTTTTGTAATCTGCACAAGagaaagactttaaaaaaaaaaatgaatgcagGCATAATGGCTATCAAACCACAGCAGTGGTGAAACAGatgtgaaaattatttctgaactGGATTGACACAGATATTTTTAGAGACAAGTGTATGTTATAAACATTTAAGTTAACAAAACATCTGAATAAGTAAAAATACTCCCTGTTCTACAGAGTCAAGGGCACAGACCATTTATCTTTTGTTTTAGAAACTGGTATCATTTGGGGGGCTATGACAatggggggtttttttgccatttAGGAGTCTTACAGAGAGCAAAATTCCATAATTAGTAAGACTGGTGGTTAAATACGACTGATTCTCCATAAAGCTCAGAACCTGTAAAACATCAGAACACATAGAAAACACGAAATAAATACTGGGCTACTCAGGTGCTTAAGAATGTACCACAAGCAGAGTATTAATTAATTTGGACCAATTTTTACTTCTAACAGTTATTATACTTCCCCTAAGACATATGGTATTGGACAGCTTTGGAGACAGCAAATTAAAAGTGACTATTTTGTTTGCTGTTACTATCCAAAAGGggaatttctgtttcccagctTCTCTAGACAGccttttaaataatattttcaaagaagCAAATGTTTCAAGAAGTCTCAAAGAAATTTTACAGTGGAAAGTGCTTGTGAAAGCAGGAAGTACAATAGGGAAATCTTTACTTATCAAACCACTTGTTCTGTGTTATTTATTTTGTCATATTAAGCACCTCTTTGGAACTACATCCACATGGAAAGTGTAACAGAAGAATACCA comes from Lonchura striata isolate bLonStr1 chromosome 1, bLonStr1.mat, whole genome shotgun sequence and encodes:
- the LOC110471057 gene encoding C-C chemokine receptor type 5-like; the encoded protein is MGNETTDYTDWPLTTEFDYSDSTPCPATEEKHFAANFLPPLYSLVVIFGLTGNMLVVLILVKYKRLKSMTDIYLLNLAISDLLFVFSLPFWAYYAVHDWIFGEALCRILSGVYLLGFYSGIFFIILLTLDRYLAIVHAVFALKARTVTYGVLTSVVTWALAVLISVPGVVFHKTQKESSGYSCSAHYPSEQRNTWKQFLTLNMNILGLLIPMLIMICSYTQIIKTLLQCRNEKKHKAVRLIFIIMIIYFFFWAPYNICILLRDFQGAFSISTCEGNGQLHKAIQVTETISMIHCCINPVIYAFAGEKFRKYLRSFFRKQIAAHLSKCCPVLYADTAERASSTYTQSTGEQEVSAAL